Proteins encoded within one genomic window of Triticum aestivum cultivar Chinese Spring chromosome 2D, IWGSC CS RefSeq v2.1, whole genome shotgun sequence:
- the LOC123050269 gene encoding probable xyloglucan endotransglucosylase/hydrolase protein 12 produces the protein MESSRRALLLVAVAATAIGLAGASFRDNCDIKWNPENAAFSDDGHGLTMSLKSNSSGCLLQTKKQFIYGSVSTLIKLVPGNSAGTVTTYYTSSVGADHDEIDFEFLGNETGQPYTLHTNVFADGVGKKEMQFVPWFDPTADFHAYTISWTPCMIVWYVDDVPIRVFRNYRDKGIAYPIKRPMFGYSSIWSAEDWATQGGRVKADWSKAPFVAGYRDMVLDVCPCDGADSCVYGCAGAFSHGGRQQNCAGLTDQQRAKMQEVQKTHRIYDYCVDYRDNKKPGSECSLPQY, from the exons ATGGAGAGCTCAAGGAGGGCGCTCCTCCTGgttgcggtggcggcgacggccatCGGCCTCGCCGGTGCCAGTTTCCGCGACAACTGCGACATCAAGTGGAACCCCGAGAACGCGGCCTTCTCCGACGACGGCCACGGCCTGACCATGTCCCTCAAGAGCAACTCCTCCGGCTGCTTGCTGCAGACGAAGAAGCAGTTCATCTACGGCAGCGTCTCGACCCTCATCAAGCTTGTCCCGGGGAACTCTGCCGGCACCGTCACCACATACTAC ACATCGTCCGTGGGGGCCGACCATGACGAGATCGACTTCGAGTTCCTGGGGAACGAGACGGGGCAGCCCTACACGCTGCACACCAACGTGTTCGCCGACGGCGTGGGCAAGAAGGAGATGCAGTTCGTGCCCTGGTTCGACCCCACCGCCGACTTCCACGCCTACACCATCTCCTGGACGCCCTGCATGATCGTCTGGTACGTCGACGACGTCCCCATCCGGGTGTTCCGCAACTACCGGGACAAGGGCATTGCGTACCCGATCAAGCGTCCGATGTTCGGCTACTCCAGCATCTGGTCGGCGGAGGATTGGGCCACGCAGGGCGGCCGCGTCAAGGCCGACTGGTCCAAGGCGCCCTTCGTCGCCGGCTACCGCGACATGGTCCTCGACGTCTGCCCCTGCGACGGAGCCGACTCCTGCGTCTACGGCTGCGCCGGGGCGTTCAGCCACGGCGGGCGGCAGCAGAACTGTGCTGGCCTCACCGACCAGCAGCGAGCCAAGATGCAGGAGGTGCAGAAGACTCACAGGATCTACGACTACTGTGTCGACTACAGGGACAACAAGAAGCCCGGCTCCGAGTGCAGCCTGCCGCAGTACTGA